A stretch of DNA from Cannabis sativa cultivar Pink pepper isolate KNU-18-1 chromosome X, ASM2916894v1, whole genome shotgun sequence:
AGAGATGCAAATAAGTGGTTAAAAACTAAAATGTAATTCATTTAACAAAAAGCATACTCTAAATCTAATGATGTGCTAAAAAGTATGTAAATTTAACACGTAAGACTATCTTCCATTAgtaataaaattgataataaagttattagtttttattttattcttaataaaaacattaattagatattaaattttatattttcgtaaTTGTGCATTAGAGcataatactaaaatttaatttaaactaccacaaatttattttttgtgccaataaaataataatcaataaataatagtAAATAGTGATCGATAAATTTCATTCAAAAGACGACACATGAATCTCCACATAGTCCTCTATAATGGAATAATGATGAGCCTATAACACATTTTCTACACATAAATGAACACAATCCTAAAGAATATTATGTAGCAAAAAAATAATCCACATAGATTTGGATATTACATCCTTAATACTTCAAAATATACTCACATTTCAAAGATTttacacaaataataataatataattgaaCATGAATCCACAAATAATTGAGTACAGAGAGTCAATATTTAAGCAACATAAATTTAGAATTTCTAATACGggtgtaataaaaaaaatgaataatattaaAGCGTATAGATAATTTATGgagtaataaatatatgtgCATGTGAATCTATATTATGCATAAGCATGTGATTCAAACAATACCATTCAAACAAATATAGTAAATACATTAAAATGTATGTATATCAAATGATTCATCGTTGGAGGGACTGAGAATTCTATACGGAGCTACATTTAAAGAATTGAATATAAATTTGTTTAGAAGATGTTTGGAGCAGTTCAAAAATATTTACGTGATGATATTTCTGAACTTTCTGAGATGAAGATTTTCCATTATATTTATCATTGGAAGTGGATGCAATTCTTCACCTAatctttaacttttttttagttaaaataacaaatatttactgttattaacattattaaattaaaagaataatatttacataaaaataaagaagGAAAGAGAGTTGTGACTCTCGAATaattagcatcaaatatcagttcaaatattaatgggatttgttttatttttattttattattttattaaatataaataaaaagtaacccataaatttctcataaaccaagaatttagttatataggcacactttatatagaatagatatatattatcTTGTCTGTTGATAATTATAATTGTTTATCACGAAAAtctgaataatataaaattatttgtatTATAAATTCATAATGTCGTTACAAAATATTCTAATACAATAAAGTCTAAATTCAACATACTAAATAGTCCAACTTAACACAATTAAAATTTGAGAAATTAATGTTAATGGATACCTTCAATACGtactaaaaaaaaagaagcaaatacatataatttataatcggatctaatatatttaattgcTATAAGTTATCAGTGGTGCTATTACTTTCTATAAGTAGCGTCTTACGATTGACTATcgatatttcttaaaaaatatttcttaaattatatgagatccCGTACTTAATTATACCAATATTAATATGACACCGACGAATATGCTAGTTACCAATAATGTTTTTTAGTAAttcttttaaataaataatataagaaactGTTAATTAATTACAACATACTACTTCAGTATTGGGTACCTTAAAATTAAGGCGACTAAAAGCATCTCCAATGGTAGTATTTTTAAGGATGTTAAAAATTTacacatcatttaaaaatataatattttattttatctctctTCCACATTATTTTTGACACTTTTACTTCTAAAAATACTCCAATGTATAACACTATTTAAAAATTCTATAATTATGATCTCAcactttattatttaatgtgtaCCGTAATTTTTagctacaataatttttttagctacaataatttttaagcttcaattttttattaaaaaaaatgaatagcaTCAATACTACAACATAGCATCCATGCAAATTTTTAGAATGACATCattttttctttaatgataTAGTATTTCAATATTTTACTACATAATATGTCCACCTTAGCAAGTATCCTCTAATTCATTGTAATggtaatagtaatagtaatagtaatgAGTAGGTTCATTACATTGATTAGATATCAAAACTAATGTAATCCCCATTACAATTACACCCCATtacaaagaaaaacaaataatatgttaataaaaatatagtaaaaaaaGTCAAAGTCTATATTACccttttcttaaatattttataattttataataaaaagtaataGGGTTATTTTAGTCAATACacattttatttcattatattCTCATGCCAAACCAAACACAATAATTTTGATTACAATGTTCATTCTAACTACAAACCAAACATTGTAATCAATTCCTATTACCATTCTTATTCCATTACATTACTattaccattaccattaccattacATTACATCAAACCAAACACcactaataacaatgctcttaaAATACAATCTGGGTGGGAGATCGTGTTTCACTAAGAAGATGCATGTATATAAGCATAACCAACACGTTTTGGTATCTCTTGAATGATCCAATTGCGATACGAAATGGAAAGAAGTGATGCATATCTTCTCATTGCGCAAGGAAACCGATACCCCATTGCCGATAACTATTGTTTATTGTGTGATTCCCCTTTTTTGCCAgctatttctttttcttatttttttttcctaaatattatttcaaattcaaaatagtGACTTGTATATTCAGCTAGTACGTACCTAACTATTAATATAAGACAAACGAATCCTTCTCGAAGATAGCTGAGTTGAACTGCACAACTCACAGTCTCAGCTGCTGTCTAGAAACCAaagtaataaattaataaaacacCCATCAGCACATGAtcaaatgaaataattttttttggacttgtcaaattataatattagtTATAGCCATAAGTTAATTAACATataaaatgtaatatattaatattatatgagtACAGTGAGGAACATGCTAAATTCTTAGtcacattaagtatttattttttattttttatctaagTTACCTTTGTAGTTTATCTTTTATGTATGATTTTGCGTTACTACTGAACATTCCCCaagtaaaacaaaaaaaaacattcgTTAAAATACTTAATCAttgccaaaaaaattaaaaggaaaTCTTCATTCCCACAACAACTACAGTCCAAAGCTAACTATAAGGCAATTTCATCACCAAAACTggtacaaaaattattaatatgccGCCGACCACTACATTGCCCCCTAATAcagtttatttatctattttgtttattttttgtgaaCAACCCCTAATATAAAAATTCGAATACATTATATATTGTACAAGTTATCTCGATTTATAGATATGCTACGCGGCGGTGGTACATAATAAACACTAagtaattattttatgaaactTGTCATCTAGACCCTCCATGGTTTCAGTGGCACCATCTTTGGTGACAATAATTCCCACCAATTTACAAGGCTCAGCCTCCTCAAGCATTTGGACAACACTCCTCATGGTGGGCCTCTGCTCAGGGAGTCTAGCTGTGCTTAGAACTGCAATTTTCAATACCTTAATAGCATCTTCTCTAAGAACCTCTGGAATATCTGAGTCAACTAAATTCAATACGCTCTCTCTGTTGTTAAGGTTGTTGTAAACCCAGCTCACTATGTCTGTGTTCTCTCCAAACTCTGGTTCTATTGGCCTCTTCCCAGTCACTAGCTCCATTAACACCACACCAAAACTATAAACATCACTCTTCTCATTCACTTTGTAGGTGTATCCGTACTCTGCAATATTAAaggaaaatattaattataaaaaaaaaaaacaaacttaaTTCACTAAATGCATGATAACTAATTGTTGTTTCCAATATATACAAGACTAACCAGGAGCAATGTAGCCATGAGTTCCAGCAATGACATGAGTAGAGCTTTGGCCTTCTTTACTAGCATGAACCACATTCTTGGCGAGACCAAAATCAGCAATTCTAGGCTTCAAAAACTCATCCAACAAGATGTTGCTGGACTTGACATCCCGGTGAATTAATGGCCGGCCGCAGCCGTGGTGGAGATACTCAAGGCCCTTGGCAGCTCCCACAGCAATCTCATGGCGCGAATTCCAATCTAGTTTGTTCTTTCGGCAGCAGTGGAGCCGGTCCCATAAGCTGCCATTAGGTAAATACTCATAAACAAGCAAGCTTGAGTCTTCACTTGTTATGCTGCAATACAATTTTACCACGTTAACATGCCTAATTGAGCTGAGGGTCTGAACCTCAGCATCGAATTCCTTCGACTTGCTGCTGCTTTTCCTCAGCATCGGTGTCGTACTACTCCGGTCCTTTCGCCGGCCAAATTGTGAGTCGAGGTTGTTCCAAATGTGCTTCACGGCCAGCTCTTTGCCATTAGAAATAGGAACTCGGTAAACCTTTCCCGACCCTCCTTTTCCAATGAGATTCTCTTCCTTGATGGAATCAAGAATCTCTTCCTCCGTGAATGTTAAAACATGGAATGACTTTAAATCCCAAGATTCTTCTTTTAAAGACCGATCTTGGTAATCATCTTTCTCACTCTTTCTTAAATAGTTGTGCCAAACTAAAGCCAGCAGAAGGATAGCTGACCCTACTGCGAAGCAAATTATGAGTGTACGTACATCCTTGGACATGCCTGAATTAGGAGGACATCGCCGGAAAGAGTTGATTTCCGAACTGCAAAGGCCTGGGTTACCGGCAAAGCTTCCATTATAGGCCGCAATTGACAGAGACGCTGGTACTCGACCGGCGAGCCAGTTGTGCGATAAATCAAGAAGGCTCAATCTCACAGAAGCCAGAGTTATCGGAATTCGGCCGGAAAGTTGATTGTGCGACAAATTTAGAGCATTTAAACTTTGTAGAGTTCCTAAAGAGGAAGGGATTTGGCCGGAAAGAGAGTTGTTTGCCATGTTTAGATCGTTTAGAGACAAACATGAGCCTAGTGACTCTGGTATTGATCCAGAGAACATATTATTCTGAAAATGAAGATTGCCAACATGTTTTAATTCACCGAATGTCGCCGGAATCTTGCCGAAGAAATGATTGTCGTTTAGCTGAACCGAAACCAACGAGGTCGCTTCCGAAATTTCTACCGGTAGTTCCCCGTTAAGCCGATTATTCCCAGCGAATAGTTGAGTAAGACTCTTTGCTGTTTTTATATCAGAGGCAATCGGACCTTCCAGTTGGTTGAACTCGATATCGATTATATTGACTGCTGGCAATCCCCAGATTCCGGCGGGAACTTTGCCGGTGAGGGAATTTTTGCTGACTCTGAAACGAAGTAAGGTCGGACAATTCGCATAGCTTTCTGGGATTTCACCTGTCAAATTATTCTGAAGCATAAGAAGCTTCTTCATTGTACCTCGTTTACACATGTCCGGTGGTATCGGACCGGTCAGGAAATTCTCCGAAACATCTATGAAATCGAACTCTGCCCAGGAACCCAGTTTCAGAGGGAGAGGCCCCGTGAGATTATTAGTGTACAAAGACAAGTTCACCAGTCGTCTAAACTCTCCAAACTCAGCCGGAATAACACCTGAGAAACTGTTCTCAAATAACTGCAGAGATACAAGGTTCTTCAAGAACTTCAATTCCGACAAATCTCCTTCAAGATAGTTCGTCGAAGCGTCGAAGTTCTCAAGGTTCGTGAGGTTTCTCATCCCAATAGGGAGTTTTCCGGTGAACCTATTATTGTAAAGTTCAAGCTGCCATAGCTTGGTGAGTTTTCCAATTTCCTTCGGTAGCTCGCCGGTCATATTATTATCTGAAAGCTCCAAGTTTTGAAGCTCCACAAGATTTCCAATTCTAGCGGGTATTTCCCCTCCGAGGCTGCAATTCGAGAGGTAAAGAAGTTTCAAATTGGTGAGGCTCAACAGCTCGTTGGGAAACTCAGCAGTTGGTTCGAATGAATTATCCCCAAGACTAAGGTGGACCAGACCGTTCAATTTTCCAAGCGATTTCCACGGAAAAGTACCAGAGAATCCACTCTTATTCAAATACAGGTACTGTAAATCGGTCAATGGGCTCAAATCAGGGACGGGTCCGGTGAAAACGTTGTTACCCAAATCCAAGTACTTCAGTCTCGTGCAGTTCCTCAAGTCCTCCATTACATTACCGTACAAGGAATTGAACCCCAGAGAGAGCTTTTCAAGTGATTTGAGCTGGCATATCGAATCCAATGGAAGAATCCCAGATAAGTTCTGATTCGATAATTCGATTCCAGTGACAAAACTTTTGTTGTTGCAGATAATTCCAGCGAAAGTGCATAAAGTGTTGTGGGAATCCCATGAGTTGAATAACTGGGAATTGGACTTTTGGAATGCGGATTTGAATCTAAGAAGAATTTGGAGGTCGTCTGATTTGATTCCGGAGAGAAGGGTGAGAAAACAGaggaaagaaaaagaggaaGTGAGAGTCCAAGAATGGGTGGTGGAAGCTGACATTGCGGAATGGAATAGGATTATTGCCAATAGAAAGGTCGGTCTATCTAGGGAATGGGAATGGAGACGAGGAGTGGAAGTAAGACTTTCTAGGATATTGCCATTTTAACAACAGGCTGAGGTGCCACTGTAGTGACCCACTTTAGACTTTGGAGGCTGTAATTATTACAATGTACAATTATAAAATTGTGTATCTTTCTGTTATTAAAAaggaaagagaaaagaaaaatgtgTATCTTCCATCTCCAATTCTACTTTACTTTATTATCAGTGGATAATTAATGGTTTTGTCTTATATCCCATATCTTATCTTTCTTAGACCATTCCAATTTAATCCGTTGTTTTATTAtactttctacttttttttcatcagttatataattatttcttttctctccaataattaattaacatagtAATATTCCCTAAATAAATTAACTTTAACTAATATTTTAGAGGTGTTAAGTTATTATATTGGTAATGTTTTAgaactactatatatatatatatatactcaaatatatatatgcttcTATGTACTAATCAATACTAATTACtgattgtatttttaaaagCAATGAGATTTCTTCTGAGTTGTTTCGTGTAATCTTAAATGGTTGCAATTAATAAAGTTAAtaaatttcttcaaaaaaaaaaaaaaaatactaattattaataCTTATATTATACTAGGGAATAAGGTGAGCTTTTGCgcgatttaattaatttttaaaatatatattataatttttttaatatttttgtttaattatgaaTGAAATTTGAAGTTTTATACTTTCAAATTTTTCTTatgaataatataataaattatataattttaaaaaatatttcttatCTCAATAAAATTAGCGGAATGATAAATTATATGTAATACAATAAAATCTCGCatcaattatttataataattaaaagatatatatttaatttaattatttttaccaaTTATATAGTATATTGTTGTATAATTTTTGGTCccctattttataaaaaatattagagaTTTTAGTCTTTTAGTTAGTTGTTAACTAACTTAAGTGTTTTAATAATTAGTAAGTTAGTTAGTTAGCTCAGTTTTCCCATCTTTTTGGAGCCTAAGTAAGAAACTATAAATAAGATCATGTGTTCTCTATTTAGGTGACGATCTagaaagaaaattttgaaaagaaaataatgAGATAGGAGGGATACAAGGTTTGTGTGTGTTTGATCACAACACTCTCAAGAGAGTTTTTTGTAAGTGCAAAACACTATTTTTGACTTTGATCATTAGTGATCATCCCTGTAATTTGAGTTAAATTCTCTTTGAATAAAAATTGGTCTCAAGGTAGTTTCTCTAAGGGATTAGGTCCAAAGTATAACGGCTTGTGATTGAACCTCGTTAAATCCTTTGTCTTCTATTTTATACTATTATAAAAATTCTAGTATAATCTGTTATTGTTAGTTATATTTCTGGTTTATTGATTGTCATTATTCAATTGATTCTGATTCTTTATCGGAACATTAAATTCTTGATCACGTGATTATTCACAACAAGTGGTATTAGAGATTCATAGTTAGATCAAAGATTCAAGAACCATGTTTGAAGTTTCAAGAACTCGACATTAGTGACATCAAGCATATTTGAAGCTAACAAGTTCACGGGAAAAAATGATCTCGGTCTATGGAGGATTAAGATGAAGGCTCTCCTAGTTCATCAAGGTATTTTAGCACTTGATGCTACTTCTCTCAAAGAGCTTGGAGATGATAAGAAGAAAATTCTAGAAGTGGAATCAAAGGCTCAGTGCAATCATGTTGAGTCTTGGTGATGAAGTCCTTTAGGAAGTATCAGATGAAGGTACTGCATAGGGTCTCTGGACAAAGCTTGCAGCCATTTACATGAAGAAATCTCTGGTGATCAGTAAACTTTTCCTAAAGAAGAAGCTCTATACGATGAGCATGGAGGATTCAAAAGAGCTTATGAAACACCTGGATGAATTCAATAAAATTGTTCTTCATCTAAACAATATAGGGGTGAAGGTAGACGACGAGCATCAAGCAATTATATTGCTAAGATCATTGTAAAAGGCATATGAATACTTTGTGGACACCAGGGCGGAGGTACATGGTTGTTTATAGTGGTCATGGCCCTCCTAGCATATATGTAATTATGTATATGTAATTCTAAGTCTTAAACTTTAGTATATTGTAATTGACCCCTAGCATATAtgtaattatgtatatataattctaagtcttaaaatttagtatattgtaattgaacttttttaataattattatatagtgactcttttaaaaaaagtcaaagtaaaatttgaagaaaataaaatgtattttgtCTAAGTAATACTTACAAaatcatataaattattattttcctttataaaaagaataataagtgtcatttttgttttaaagtgtttatttatattctttaaaaatatttatttggttTATTTGCTAGTTAGACCATTACCACTTcacaatatttttcaaaaaaaatgtttaaaaaaaagtgGAAAACTTCTTGATTTTATTCTTTTAGCAACCATTTCTGATTTATTTATGTCAGTAGTTagtaaaaactaaaaaagtaaaaaaaaattaatttgtgtATACAGTAGTAACTCTTATTCTACACTTTCAGTTTCTACAGCTACTGCAGATCAATCTTTTTTCGCTATGAATATAGTAAAAATTACACTCTTCGCAACAaaataaaagatatatttttaagtaattgtttgctagtatatataaaaaaaaaaaaattgctaaaaaaattagtataaattCACTTATATAATATGACTTTTATGATATTTAAGAGAGACgtattgtattttaatttttattataatattaataatatattttgaattatctgtcacttaatttataatatagtttGGCCCCCGTTAAATTTCGACTCTGGCTCCGCCCCTAGTGGACACCATTCTCTATGAATTCAATAAAATTGTTCTTCATCTAAACAATATAGGGGTGAATGTAGACAAATAGCATCAAGCAATTATATTGCTAAGATCATTGTAAAAGGCATATGAATACTTTGTGGACACCATTCTCTATGGTAAGAAAACATTGACAATGGCCAAGGTAAAAGCTATATTGAACTCGAAGGAAATTCAAAAGAACTTTGTTGATTCCCACGATTCAAGTGGAGAGTCTATCCGTGAAAGGAAGATAGAgaagaaaagtttcaagaaaacTAAAGGAGGAAACATACCAAGATCCAAATCAAGAACCCTACTGATAAGAAATGCTTTTATTGCACAAAGGATGGACATTTTAGCTGAGTGTTATCTTTTAAagaacaaataattaattatttaaaaatttattatataagaaGAGATCTCtaatttgtgtaaaaagaaatttaatttttgtaaaaaataaataaagtattattgtaaatattataattaaatagcttaactattaaaataattatagtaaGGATTTATATAaagtattatttataaatattaattgctaaaataggtcttgttaaatattcaattaattattttaagaaaataattaattataattaattgattctaaaaaaagaaattttaccTATTGGtaactttctattacaagtaaaaaaaaaatgtaatcatgattacaataaaaatgtaaccattaagTAGTCACCCtttaatatatatgatttttaaaaatgtaaccattaagTAGTCACCCtttaatatatatgattttatttatttatctaaaaaataaatatatattaaattatttttgaaaaaatatttgaattatatttctttagcaatcTTGAGCCGTTGTTGAATTTTTATTGCATAATTTCTTATCGATGTAATAAGATTATAGGATCATGAATTTAtaaaatttgtaaatttatatatttctaattatacatatttcttataaataaaataatttcttaagagaatgAAATTTATATGAATTACACTGAATTTAAGTTGTGCACAATTCACCCTCATCTTGAGGAGAAACAAGaaaggaaaaattcaaatcacaataattgtattGTCTTTAGATGATGACAGAGAAGAAATACTCACACATCACAACAAATATTAAATacgaaatattaaaataatatagtcAAGGTTGTAATCCAGATTTTATTTGGCTTATTATTTAAGCGGAGGGGATTGAGAAAGATTCTAAAGtaaacattatttaaaaatagttgGAAAAATGAAAGGAGTGCCATAAACCGTAGTGATCATTAGTCATAGTATATAGACAAAGAGAAAACCATGGACATAATAATCTGtcactttaattatttttttgtatgtGATGAGGTGTGGTTATGGATGGAAAAGACTACTTCGTAGTGGAAACATACGAGTAATTAATATATAGactaaaaaaaaatctccaATAAACAAACATAGTGGAATTTAACTTTCAGTGGATGGTCCACTCTGGCCAATTATCGAACGCAAAGACGAAAAAGAGGAAGAGATTATTCAATAATGATAATCACATAGTATTGTTTCTGTGGTACTCAAAACAAATTGGGGTGTCTAAGTATGCTTGCCACTTTCAAATTTTAAGtcaaattgattaaaatatataatagacATAAACAATATTAgttataggttaattatatataattaactcataataacattttatgttactAATTtccaattattaaataataaattacacCTTTATCATTTGACGATGTACATGTGGGCGGCTCGTCCTGGTCTAACTTATATTTTAGAAAGcccatttctaaaaataaagaCCTAGTTTGATCCGTATAAACATATGGGTTCTACCGCGACGTTAGAGACTTTAATACCATATAAAAAATACATCAGCTATTCATTTTATTATAATAGTGTTAtagttttattatattatacttTCTTCGCtacattttcatattctaatatgatattaaaattaaaataaaattctaacgaATATCTAATCTAAAATTATTAActaatcaaaaaagaaaaaccaaaagagTCGATGAGTAAAAAATAGTCACCAATATTAAAGAGGCTCATATTGATAATGTgtgagtttaattttatatatacgaTGTATAAGCTACTCATCTCAGTGTACAGTGTCAGACCTAGAATTTAAAGTGATGTAGCATAATTGTTGTTAGTGAGATTCAATCCTTTGACTTTTAACATATATGTAATCTAActtaaccattacaccaaatttattattatgtctataaatatcattttttattacaaatatatgttgtaaccaactaaaatacatatacattttttccTAATTTTTTTAGGAGGCGgcccctctcgttacaatgtgggtccgcccctATCAGTGTAGGGTAAGTCTCATGTATCTTACTCTACACTCACTTTATTCTACTTTCTTCactatattttcatattctaacaTGATATCAAAGCTAAAATAAAACTCTAACGAGTATCTGAACTAAAATTATtaaccattaaaaaaaaaaaaaaagagtcaaAAGAGTCTATAAGCAAAAAATAATCGCTATTTCAAGAGAATGTTTTTGTATTAATAATATGTGAGAACttaatattacatatttatagcTGCAATTCATGTTTTTTTATTCCCGatttttgtgtttatttatGTGCTTTTATACTTGGTGTGTGGTCttgtgaataattttttttttatttgtctaAATCTACATTTTTTCATGTTATACCAGATCAAAGTcccattatcttttttttttggccaTATCATGCTCGTGTCTCTATGACTTTATCGTGCAGCTCAGCCCGAATGTACAACCATAATTTTGAGTGGCTTTAATTTGTAATGGTTTGGTGCTTAATTAATATCTCTGGGTCTTTACATCTTATCCAAGtctttattactattattgataatattataaaatagttTCTATTTATCGGTTGACCAATCGAAGACCTTCTAGATGGTATCCAAAATACGAGTCAGAACTGGGTTGTTGAATTGAAATACATTTTGTGGGGCTCCAataatttgtttgtttttttttttttttgaaaagtaatCTTTATTAACAAAGCCCAAAACTACAAAGAAGGAGAGAGATCACCTTTACAAAAATTAGCTAACCACTCAAGAAAAGAATTGAAAAAGGATTAATTTAACTTGTTCTCAAGGCTTCTCTTAGATAACTTATGAGCAATCTCATTATGATTTCTGTTTACAAAATTGAGCTTTGTACAAAAGGGGAAACGCTGGTGACGCTTTATCTTGTTGAAAACAAGGCTTACATCACTTAGATTACTGCCTTCTTCCTTAAATTCGTCCACCAGCCTCTTGCAATCGGTTCTAATCTCAAAAAAGTTGCTATTGTCAATTGGGCAAGCCTTCAGTGCATCAAAAATTGTTTCTGCTTCAGCAAGGATCACAGAACAGATGTTTGGAATGAAAATCATACATGCTACAATATTTTTGCCAGACCAGTCCCTCCAAATAAATCCCAGCCCCACGCCTTCTTTTCCAGGATTCAGAGCCGCATCGCAATGGACATAATAAACACCCTGGGGGGGGGGGGACCCAGCGCCCCAGATTAGTAGCAGGTGTAGGCATCTGTCTACAGTTTTTCTCCCTGCTTCTAGCAGAGTTTGGGTAGCTATTAAGCACCCAATCAATCAGCCGAGCCCCATCCATAACAGGCAGTTTATTCCACTGCCTATTCCTATTCTCCCAAATGGCCCAAAGGATTTTAATCACCTCCTCAAACTCCTCTTTGGACAGCTGATGTCTAAACTCCACTAAAAGATCAAACATAGAGCAGCCTTTGCTCTCCCGAATCTGTTTATAGTAAGGCATTAATTTCCACACTACTTTAACCTTATCACAATTCCATAACGCATGAGGGAGAGACTCAACGTACCGACCACATTGGTTACAATGAGGATCAATCATCATGCCATCAAGTTTATTTTAGCCGGGAGCCAATTGTGACAAAGCTTCCAACCAAATAACTTGATCCGGGGAGGAAGTTGAAGTTGCCACCACATCTTCCACCAAGCATTGATTTGATCCATGTCCAAACAACG
This window harbors:
- the LOC115710391 gene encoding receptor-like protein kinase 7 — translated: MSASTTHSWTLTSSFSFLCFLTLLSGIKSDDLQILLRFKSAFQKSNSQLFNSWDSHNTLCTFAGIICNNKSFVTGIELSNQNLSGILPLDSICQLKSLEKLSLGFNSLYGNVMEDLRNCTRLKYLDLGNNVFTGPVPDLSPLTDLQYLYLNKSGFSGTFPWKSLGKLNGLVHLSLGDNSFEPTAEFPNELLSLTNLKLLYLSNCSLGGEIPARIGNLVELQNLELSDNNMTGELPKEIGKLTKLWQLELYNNRFTGKLPIGMRNLTNLENFDASTNYLEGDLSELKFLKNLVSLQLFENSFSGVIPAEFGEFRRLVNLSLYTNNLTGPLPLKLGSWAEFDFIDVSENFLTGPIPPDMCKRGTMKKLLMLQNNLTGEIPESYANCPTLLRFRVSKNSLTGKVPAGIWGLPAVNIIDIEFNQLEGPIASDIKTAKSLTQLFAGNNRLNGELPVEISEATSLVSVQLNDNHFFGKIPATFGELKHVGNLHFQNNMFSGSIPESLGSCLSLNDLNMANNSLSGQIPSSLGTLQSLNALNLSHNQLSGRIPITLASVRLSLLDLSHNWLAGRVPASLSIAAYNGSFAGNPGLCSSEINSFRRCPPNSGMSKDVRTLIICFAVGSAILLLALVWHNYLRKSEKDDYQDRSLKEESWDLKSFHVLTFTEEEILDSIKEENLIGKGGSGKVYRVPISNGKELAVKHIWNNLDSQFGRRKDRSSTTPMLRKSSSKSKEFDAEVQTLSSIRHVNVVKLYCSITSEDSSLLVYEYLPNGSLWDRLHCCRKNKLDWNSRHEIAVGAAKGLEYLHHGCGRPLIHRDVKSSNILLDEFLKPRIADFGLAKNVVHASKEGQSSTHVIAGTHGYIAPEYGYTYKVNEKSDVYSFGVVLMELVTGKRPIEPEFGENTDIVSWVYNNLNNRESVLNLVDSDIPEVLREDAIKVLKIAVLSTARLPEQRPTMRSVVQMLEEAEPCKLVGIIVTKDGATETMEGLDDKFHKIIT